One Streptomyces umbrinus genomic window, GCTGCGCGACTGGCTGTTCAGCCGCCAGCGCTACTGGGGCGAGCCCTTCCCGATCGTCTACGACGAGGACGGCATCGCCCACCCGCTGCCCGAGTCGATGCTGCCCCTGGAACTGCCCGAGGTCGAGGACTACTCGCCGCGCACCTTCGACCCGGACGACGCGAACACGTCCCCGGAGACCCCGCTGTCCCGCAACGAGGACTGGGTCGACGTCACGCTGGACCTGGGCGACGGCCGCGGTCCGCGCAGGTACCGCCGCGAGACCAACACCATGCCCAACTGGGCCGGTTCCTGCTGGTACGAGCTGCGCTACCTGGACCCGCACAACTCCGAGAAGCTGGTCGACCCGGAGATCGAGCAGTACTGGATGGGCCCGCGCGAGGGCCAGCCGCACGGCGGCGTCGACCTGTACGTCGGCGGCGCCGAGCACGCCGTACTGCACCTGCTGTACGCCCGCTTCTGGTCCAAGGTGCTGTTCGACCTGGGGCACGTCTCCTCGGTCGAGCCGTTCCACAAGCTGTTCAACCAGGGCATGATCCAGGCCTACGTGTACCGCGACAGCCGTGGCATCGCCGTACCGGCCGCCGAGGTGGAGGAGCGCGACGGCGCGTACTACCACCAGGGCGAGAAGGTCTCCCGGCTGCTGGGCAAGATGGGCAAGTCCCTGAAGAACGCGGTCACTCCGGACGAGATCTGCGCCGAGTACGGCGCGGACACGCTGCGTCTGTACGAGATGGCGATGGGTCCCCTGGACGTGTCGCGGCCGTGGGACACGCGCGCGGTGGTGGGCCAGTTCCGGCTGCTGCAGCGGCTGTGGCGCAACGTCGTCGACGAGGCGACCGGTGAGGTCACCGTCGTCGACACCGAGCCGGACGAGCAGGCGCTGCGCGCCCTGCACAAGGCCATCGACGGCGTGCGGCAGGACCTGGAGGGCATGCGCTTCAACACCGCCATCGCCAAGGTCACCGAGCTGAACAACCACCTGACCAAGGTGGGAGGGCCGGTCTCGCGCACGGTCGCCGAGTCGCTGGTGCTGCTGGTCGCGCCGCTGGCCCCGCACATCGCCGAGGAGCTGTGGCGCAAGCTGGGCCACACCGACTCCGTCGTGCACCGGGACTTCCCGGTCGCCGACCCGGCGTACGTCGTGGACGAGACCGTGACCTGCGTCGTGCAGATCAAGGGCAAGGTCAAGGCGCGCCTGGAGGTCTCCCCGTCGATCTCGGACGAGGAGCTGGAGAAGGTGGCGCTGAGCGACGAGAAGGTGGTCGCCGCGCTGGACGGGGCGGGCATCCGCAAGGTGATCGTGCGGGCGCCGAAGCTGGTGAACATCGTTCCCGCGTAGACGGTGGCCAGAGCGGGCCGGGGGTAGGCCGGGGGTACTTCCCCTTGTCGGGGTAGTCCCCTACGGGCAGGTTGGGGGTTCCGCTGGAACCCTCGGCCTGCCTTTTCCGTTTACCGTGGAAGAGCCGGCCGGCACCGCCGGGCACTGGAAGCAGCACCCGAGAGGATCGTCATGGAAGCCGTGGTCGCAATCGTGGCGCTGATCTTCGTGCTGTTCGTGGCGCTGGGGGCGTATGCCACGGTGAAGGTGGTCGGCGCGGCCAAGCGCGGAGTGGACCGCACGGTCGCCCAGGCCCGCCGCACGGTGGAGGACTCCACGCTCAGGGCGAAGACCTTCGCCCAGCCGGGCCCCCAGGGCGAGATCGCCCAACTGCGCCTCTCCTTGCGCACATCGATGCGCGCCACCCAGGACGCGCTGCACGCGGGCGTGACGGAGGACGAGTCGCTGAAGGAGTCCCTGGCACTCTTCGAGCGGCTCAGCGCCCATGGCCACGAGCTGGACGGCGAGCTGAAGCGACTGGAGCGCGAGCCGGACAGGAACCGCCTCACCGAGCGCCTTCCCTCGCTGAGGGAGCGCACGGAGCAGATAACGAAGTCCGCGGACGCCCTGCGCTGGGCGGCCCGCGACCGCGCCCAGCGTTTCGGTGACGACGACCTGGACTCGCTGAGCACTCAGATCGACATGGAGGCGGGCGCGCTGCGGCACTGGACGACGGAGCCGGCTTCCTCGGGGACGTCATCGGATCCGTCTTCCGCAGGGCGGCCCGGCCCGTCCGCAGGGGCGCCCGGCTCCTCTGCAGGGATGCCGGGTCCGTCCGCGGGGGTGCCCGGTCCGGCGCCCACACGGACGCCGGAGCCGGCTGCGGGACAGACGCCGCCTCCGTCTTCGTGGCCCGAGGCGCCGCCCGTCCCCGCCGATCAGCAGACCTGGCCGGAGAACCCCGAGTCGCGCAGGGCCGAGGAGCCCACCCGGGCCGCGATCGACCCGCCCGTGCAGCGACAGGCCTACCCTTGGGAGAAGAAGCCCCGCCCCGAGAGCACGACTTGATCCCGCCTGCCCGACCGCAGGTGGGAGGGGGCGGACTGCCGCCCACGCTGACTGACAGGTAACCTCCAGCTCATGTCCCGCCATGTCGCGATCGTCACCGATTCAACGGCCTACCTGCCGCCACGGACGATGGAGCGCCACGGCATCACCGCGGTGCCCCTGACCGTGGTCCTCGGCGACCAGGCACTCGAAGAGGGCACCGAGATCTCGGCCCGTTCACTGGCCCAGGCGCTGCAGAAGCGACGGTCCGTCACCACCTCCCGGCCCAGCCCCGAGGTGTTCGCCGAGACCTACCGCAGGGTCGCTGAGTCCGGCGCGACCGGCATCGTCTCGCTGCACCTGTCAGCCGAGTTCTCGGGAACGTACGACGCCGCTGTCCTCGCCGCGCGCGAGGCGTCGGTGCCGGTGCGGGTGGTGGACACAGGGATGGTCGCCATGGCCCTCGGCTTCTGCGCACTGGCCGCGGCCGAGTCCGCCGAGGCGGGCGGCACGGTCGACGAGGCGGTCACCGCGGCGGAGAAACGGGCCGCGGGCACGTACGCGTACTTCTACGTGGACACCCTCGACTATCTGCGGCGGGGCGGCCGGATCGGGGCGGCGCAGGCGCTGCTCGGGTCGGCGCTGGCCGTGAAACCGCTGCTGCAACTGGACGGCGGGCGCATCGAGCTCCTGGAAAAGGTGCGGACCGCGGGCAAGGCGATCGCCCGCCTGGAGGAGATTGTGGCCGAGCGGGCTGGCAGTGCGCAGGTCGACATCGCGGTCCACCATCTCGCCGCGCCCGAGCGGGCGGCGGCGCTCGCGGAGCGGCTGCGGGTTCGGGTGCCGGGGCTGGCCGATCTGCATGTGAGCGAGGTCGGGGCGGTCATCGGGGCACACACCGGGCCCGGGCTGCTCGGGGCGGTCGTTTCTCCTCGGTGAGGTCGGATCTCCTCGGTTCGGTGAAGTCGGATCTCCTCGGTTCGATGAGGGTGGACTGGCGCGTGTGGGTGACGGAGTTATCCACAACTGGGCGGTAATCCCCGGGAACTGAGCAAGATCATCGCGGTTCGGCGGTTGTGCCCGATTCTCGTCGCATGGCACTTCGATCACCTTCACGGACAGCGACAGCAACCAGCGGGCCGGGACGGGGCCCGGTCTCCGACAGCCGCATGCGACACCGCCGTCATCGCCATCGCGGCCATCGCGGCAGGTCCCGGCGCCGAGAGGCCTCCGCGGAGGCGCTGCGCCTGCGCGCGGAGACACTCTTCGCCGAACGGACGAGAGTGCGCGGGGAGTTGAGGCACGGTCCGCCGGTGGTGTCGGGGCGGGAGGAGTGGAGCCGTGGCGGCGGTGGTGTAGTCGCCGGTGTTGAGACCGATGCACGGGCGGGGGGCCGGGGACGGGCGGGGGCCGAGTTCGAGGCTGGCTCTGAAGGCGAGACTGGGTCTGGGGTTGCGGCCGGGTCTGGGGCTGGAGCTGGGGCCGTGTGGCGGGAGCGGACCGGGCTTGCCGTCAGGGAGCGGATGCCCTTGTGGCTGCAGTCCAGGTGCGGGCTGGAGCGGAGGAGCGTGGTCGCGCTCACGGTGGTTCTCGTGGTCGCGGCGGTCTTCGCCGCGCAGCACTTCTGGTCGGGGCGCACCCAGCCGGTGCGGGCACCTGAAGTGGTGCGGGCCGCGGGTTCGTACGGGGGAGAGGGTGAGGGCGGGCAGGAGGCGGCGGCGGGATCGTCCGCTGCCGCGCGGGATCCTGTGGGCGTGGCCGGTACGGCTGGTGCGGCCAGTGTCGGTGCTGGCGCTGGTGCCGTCATCGTGGTCGATGTCAGCGGCAAGGTGCGGGAGCCGGGTATTCAGCGGTTGCCGGCCGGTTCTCGGGTGGCCGATGCCCTCCGGGCGGCCGGCGGGGTGCGTCCCGGCACGGACACCGAGGGACTCAACCGGGCGCGGCTGCTCGTGGACGGTGAGCAGGTGTTCGTCGGAGCGCCTCCGGCTGTCGCCGGGCCGGGTGTGGCGGGAGGTCCGGGTGCCGTGGGCTCCGGCGGAGCCGGCGCGGGGGCTGCCGCCGCTCCGGTCGGCCTCAACACGGCCACGCTGGAACAACTGGACACCTTGCCCGGTGTCGGTCCCGTACTCGCCCAGCACATCATCGACTACCGCACTCAGCACGGCGGCTTCCGCTCGGTCGACGAACTCCGTGAGGTGAACGGAATCGGCGACCGCCGTTTCGCCGATCTGCAGAATCTCGTACGGCCATGAGGGGCCCGGAGACGCACGGTCCGCCGGGGCCGGGGCCGGGGCCGGGGCCGGGGCCGGGGCCGGGAGCGAGGCAGGCCTCACCGGCGCCCGGCGTGCAGAACGGCTCTCTGCGATCCGACGACCGCCGCCCGGGCGTGCACGCCACGTCCGGCAATCCGCTCGGTGCAGCCCATCCCCGCCAAGAGGCGCCGACGGATCTGCGGTTGGTGCCGCCGGCACTGGCGGCGTGGGCGACGGCAGCGTTGGCGCTGGACGCGCCGCCGGGTTGGGTCACCGGTGTGGTGATCGTCTGCGTCGTCGTGGCCGGTGGGTTGTTGGCCACCAGCCGAAGCCGCGCGAGCGGTGAGCCGCGGCCGCATCATCGGCCGGAGCCGGAGCCGGAGCCGGAGCCGGAGCCGGAGCCGGAGCCGGAGCCGGAGCCGGAGCCGGAGCCGGAGCCGGAGCGAGGCGGTGTGCCGCAGGGCAGTTCGCGGCGAGGTCGATGGCGTTCGTGGCCGAAGGTCTCCGTTGCCGCCGTGTTGCTCTGTGTCGCGGCGGCGGCCGCCTCGGGTGGTCTGCACGGCGCGGATCTGCGGCGTGGCCCTGTCCCCGAGCTGGCGCGGCAGTACGCCCAGGCGACCGCAGAGGTGGAGGTCACCTCGGATCCACGGCTGACGCGTCCGCGGATCAAGGGCAATCACGCGGCTCCGACCGCCATCCTGCTCAACGCTGAGGTCAGGCAGGTCGAGAAGCTGGACGGGACGGTGGTGGAAACCCGAACGCCGGTGCTGCTGATCGTGGACGCGGGTGCGCGGGTGGCCCGTGAGCGACAGGGATCGCCCTGGCTCTCCCTCCTGCCCTCCACGAGGCTGCGTGTGACGGCACGGGTCGTGCCCCCGCTCGGAGGCGGTGACCGGATCGCGGCGGTGCTGCGTGTCCGCGGCAGCGGCCCGCCCCGAGTGGTCGGGCAGCCGTCCGACACACAGCGGTTCGCCGGAGAGCTGCGAGGCGGGCTGCGGGCGGCGACCGACGGGCTGGAGTCGGACGCCCGGGCGCTGTTGCCGGGCTTGGTGGTGGGGGACACCTCACGGATCACGCCGGAGCTGGACGAGGCGTTCAAGGCGACGGATCTCACCCACATCCTTGCGGTGAGCGGCGCCAACTTCACGATCCTGCTGGCCCTGCTCATCGGGCCACCCGGTCGCGCCCAGCAGGCGGAGCGCCGAGGACTGGCACCGCGCCTCGGCATCCCCCTGCGGGCGACCGCCCTGGCCGGCGGAGCGCTCACGCTCGGATTCGTCATCGTGTGCCGGCCGGACCCGAGCGTGCTGCGGGCCGCGGCCTGCGGATCGATCGCGCTGCTGGCCATCGCGACCGGCCGCCGCCGATCACTGATCCCGGCGCTGGCCACGGCGGTTCTGCTGCTGGCGCTGTACGACCCCTGGCTGGCGCGGAGTTATGGGTTCCTGCTCTCCGTGCTCGCCACCGGCGCCCTGCTCACGCTGGCCCCGAGATGGAGTTCCGCGCTGCGGAGGCGCGGGGTGCCGCCCCGGCTGGCCGAGGCGTTGGCGGCCGCGGGGGCCGCGCAGGCGGTGTGTGCGCCGGTGGTCGCCGTTCTCTCGGCCCGGGTGAGCCTGGTGGCGGTGCCGTGCAATCTGCTGGTGGAGTTCGCGGTCGCGCCGGCCACCGTGCTGGGCTTCGCGACCCTGGCCACGGCTCCCTGGGCGATGCCCGTCGCCAAGGCACTGGCGTGGTGCGCGAGTTGGCCCGCGGGATGGATCGCGGACATCGCCCGCGCGGGGGCCGCGCTGCCGGGCGGAGGAGTGGACTGGCCGGGCAGTTGGACAGGCGCCCTGCTGCTGGCCCTGGTGATCGCCGTTGTGGTGCTGGTCGGCCGCAGACTCCTGAGACACCCCTGGCTCAGCGCGGCCTGCGGAGTGCTGCTCCTGCTGGTGATGGTGCAGCCGCCTCCTCTCACCCGGGTGATCACGGGGTGGCCGCCGCCCGGCTGGCGGTTCGCGATGTGTGACGTGGGACAGGGCGACGCGATGGTGCTCGCGGCGGGCGACGGTACCGGTGTCGTGGTCGACGCGGGACCGGACCCGATGCTGGCCGACCGGTGCCTGCGAGCGCTCGGCATCACACGGATCCCGCTCGTCGTGCTGACCCACTTCCACGCGGACCATGTCGCCGGGCTGCCGGGCGTGCTGCGCGGGCGATCGGTGGGCGCGATCGAGACGACGGGCTTCGAAGAGCCGCTGGACCAGGCGGAGTCCGTCCACCGGCAGGCGGCGGCCCGGCGGATCCCGGTGACGCGGGCGGTGGCGGGGGAGCGGCGTCGCACGGGTGCGCTCGACTGGCAGGTCCTGTGGCCGCCACCGGAGCGGGCCCCGCGACCCGAGGGCCCGAACGACGCGAGCGTCACCCTGCTCGTACGGTCGGCGGGCCTGACGCTGCTGATGCTCGGAGACCTCGAACCACCAGCGCAACAGGCACTGCTGAGATCACCGGCGGGCGCCGGCCTGGGAAACGTGGACGTGCTCAAGGTCGCCCACCACGGGTCGGCCTATCAGGATCCGGACCTCATACGCCGGGTGTCGCCGCGCCTGGCCCTGATCTCCTGCGGTGCCGACAATCCGTACGGGCACCCGGCGCCGAGCACGGTGGCGGCGCTGCGGGCCGGGGGTGCGGGGGTGCTGCGTACGGACGAGGACGGGGCGGTCGCCGTGGCAGGAGGCGGTGAGCGCCTGCTGGTGGCGGGAGACTGAGTACATGAAACCCGCACAGGCTGATGCCTACCTCCGCCGTATCGGCGCCGCCCACCCCGCCTGGCCCACCGCCGACGTACTGCGTGAGCTCCAGTTGCGACACCTGATGACGGTGCCGTTCGAGAACCTGTCGATCCATCTCGGCGAGGAGATCGTGCTGGAGGAGGAGTGGCTGCTGGACAAACTGGTGGGTTCCCGGAGGGGCGGTTTCTGTTACGAACTGAACGGGGCGTTCGGGATGTTGCTCGGGGCACTGGGCTTCGATGTGACCTTGCTCGCGGCGCGCGTGTACGGGGAGGAGGGGCGACTGGGGGTTCCGTTCGACCATCTCGCGCTGCGGGTGCGGACGGTGGACGGCGGCGACTGGCTCGTCGACGTCGGTTTCGGGGCGAACAGCCACTATCCGCTGGCGTACGGGGAGCGGGGCGAGCAGACGGATCCGGGCGGCACGTTCCGGGTGATCGTGGCCGGGGCGGATCCGGCGGGGGTGCGAGGGAACGACAGGCGGTTCGGGGACCTGGACGTCGTGCGGGACGGCAGGTCGCAGTACCGGCTGGAGACCCGGCCGCGGGTGCTCGGGGACTGCCTGGCCGGGGCCTGGTGGCACAGCACCTCGCCGGCCTCGCACTTCACGCAGTCGCTCGTCTGCTCGCGGCTCACCGAGGACGGTGGGCGCATCACGCTCAGCGGACGCACGCTCACGGTCACGGACCCCGACGGAGGGAAGGAGGGGTCGGATCTGGCCACGGACGAGGAGGTGTTGAAGGCGTATCGGGAACGGTTCGGGATCGAGCTGGAACGCGTCCCGGTTGTCAGGAAAGGCCAATCCTGAGGGAGAAACATTGACGGAGCTGCCAATTCGGGCTACTGGTGCGTAGTCCCAGCACATGTGCTGGATTCCTGCGATGTAGTCGTCTGTTGCCTCGAAAGTCGCATCAGTGGTCGAATACCTCCTCTGCAACGGTGATTTCACAACGTTCGTGTCGCGCGAGGGTGGGTCGCAGATGGTCGGCAGCTGGCTGGGGAACCGTTCGAACCGAACGCAACGGGCGGATCGTGTCGCCGCGGTGCCGATGCCCGACGGGGCAGGAGTACTCAGCTGCCGGGTGCTGGATCCGGTCAACCAGCCGGTGCCGCATGCCGAGTTCGTGGTCACGGACACGTCGGGGCGAAAAGTGGTCGGCGGGGGGCTGGATCCGTTCGGGTCCTTCACGGTGACGATGCCGGCGGGCGAGTACCGGCTCGCGGTGTCGGCCGAGGGGTACGCGCCGTTCAGGGCGAACGCCACGGTGGAGGAGAACGCGCTGGCCTCGCTCGGCGAAGTGATGCTGCACGTCGCCCGGCCGCCCGCACTGCCCCGGCCGGGGGACTGGGAGATCGAGCCGACGCACTCCACGATCGGGTTCACCGCCAGGCACATCGGGCTGGCCAAGGTGCGGGGCAGGTTCAACACGTTCGCGGGGGTGATACGGCTGGCCGAGCGTGCGGAGCACTCGGCCATGCATGTGGTGATCGACGCGTCGTCCATCGACACGAACGTGAAGATGCGGGACGACCATCTGAGGTCCGCGGACTTTCTCGATGTCGACCGGTTTCCGACGCTGGAGTTCTACAGCGACCGGTTCGCGCACCGGGGTGGCAACCGGTGGGCGGTCACCGGGGCGCTGTCGCTGCACGGGGTGACGCGGACGGTCACGCTCGACACGGAGTATCTCGGCGTCGGCAACGGCATGGAGGGCGAGGTGCGGGCGGCCTGCCGGGCCAGCACCGAACTGCGCCGCGACGACTTCACGGTGAGCTGGCAGACGATGCTCGCCCGGGGGATCGCCGTGGTCGGCCCGAGCATCACGGTCGATCTGGACGTACAGATCGTGCCCAAGGGCTGACGGGACTGCCAGGGCTGACAGGGCTGACGGGGCTGACGGGGCTCATGGGACTGCCTGGTCTGTGGATCTGCCTCGACCGGCAGGTCTGACCTGGTGTTTTGGGGATCGCCCGCCCTCGGCGCGGAGCGTTGTCCGTGTACCGGAAAATGGCCGGGTGAGCGATGTGAGACATGTACTGGTCCTGCCCGACCGCGATGCCGCGCATGAGGCGGCGGAGGCGCTCGGGGAGCGGTTCGCACTCGACGAGGAGCCGCAGCTCGTACGGGACGCCCTGGCCGGCGAGGACGACGCCGAGGACGCGCAGTGGCTGCTGGTCCTGCGGGACTCGGACGGGCGGCTCGATGCGGGGGAGCTGGACGCGTTCGCGGGGGAGTGGGACGGGTGGCGCGAGGAGCCGTAGGCCGCGGTTGCGGGTGAGGACCAGCTCGGCCGCTGCACGACCGTGGGCTTGGCCCTTGGCAGGCGGGCCTCCGTGCGGTCGCCGGGCCTCGGCGCGGCCGACGGCTCGCCCTCCAGGTGCCTGACTCCCACGGGCGTCGGGTCAGCTCGCGGGCGGAGTCCGTTGTCAGTGGTGCGTGGGATGCTTGGGCGCGATGGCAAGGAACTCTGCACAGGACAACCCGCTCACCCCCGTCACGATCGCCGTCGGGCAGGAGGACCTCCTGCTCGACCGCGCCGTGCGGGAGGTGGTGGTCGCCGCGCGGGCCGCCGACGCGGACACGGATGTACGGGACCTCACGTCGGACCAGTTGCAGCCGGGCACGCTCGCCGAGCTGACCAGTCCGTCGCTCTTCGCGGAGCGCAAGGTCGTCGTGGTGCGTAACGCCCAGGATCTGTCGGCCGACACGATCAAGGACGTGAAGGCGTATCTGGGCGCCCCCGCCGAGGAGATCACGCTCGTGCTGTTGCACGCGGGTGCGGCCAAGGGCAAGGGGCTGCTCGATGCCGCGCGCAAGGCGGGTGCGCGTGAGGTCGCCTGCCCCAAGATGACGAAGCCGGCGGATCGGCTGGCCTTCGTGCGGAGCGAGTTCCGGGCGCTGGGGCGGTCCGCCACGCCTGAGGCCTGCCAGGCCCTTGTCGACTCCATCGGGAGTGATCTGCGGGAGCTGGCGTCCGCCGTGACGCAGCTTGTCTCGGACATCGAGGGGACGATCGACGAGGCCGTTGTCGGGCGGTACTACACGGGTCGGGCCGAGGCCTCCAGCTTCACGGTGGCCGATCGGGCGGTCGAGGGGCGGGCGGCTGAGGCGTTGGAGGCTCTGCGGTGGTCTCTGTCGACCGGGGTCGCGCCTGTGATGATCACTAGTGCGTTGGCGCAGGGGGTGCGGGCGATCGGGAAGCTGTCGTCCGCTCGTGGGGGGCGGCCTGCGGATCTTGCTCGGGAGCTGGGGATGCCGCCGTGGAAGATCGATCGGGTTCGGCAGCAGATGCGGGGGTGGACTCCGGATGGGGTTTCCGTTGCGCTTCGGGCTGTCGCGGAGGCCGATGCCGGTGTGAAGGGTGGGGGTGACGATCCCGAGTACGCCCTCGAGAAGGCCGTCGTCGCCATTGCCCGGGCGGCCCGCGCCCGCCGCGGCTAGCTGCCGCCGGGCGTTTTTCGCCCCCGCCGCCCCTACCCATTCCCGTCCCTTTCCAGGAGCTCCGCCCCCAGGCCCCCGCATAGCGCTGACGCGCTCGTCCTCAAACGCCGGACAGGCTGGGTGGGCGGGGGCTGACGAAGGTGAGCGGGTTGGCCGTGGGTGGGTGGGGAATCGGCCTGGCGGCCTCGTCCTCAAACGCCGGACGGGCTGAAGAGTGTCGGCCACGCCCCCAGCGCAACCCACCGCCCCCGCAGCGCACCCCCAGCGCCCCCCGGCAGCACAACCCTCGCCGCTGCAGCACCATCCCCCCACACCAAAGGCCCCGACCCTCCCCCCTGGGGAAGGGAGAGCGGCCGGGGCCTCGGATTGTGCGGGGGACTCGTACCCGCGTGGCGAACGCAGATCGCGTACGAGTCGGGGTGCCGGTCGGGAGCGGATGAGAGAGGGCCCGCTCAGGTCCTTCCGGCGGTTAAATCAAGTGAGTTCAGCCCTTGAGGGTGGAGACCTTGGAAGCAAGCGCCGACTTCTTGTTGGCGGCCTGGTTCTTGTGGATGACGCCCTTCGAGACAGCCTTGTCCAGCTTGCGCGAAGCCTCGCGCGCGGCCTCCGTGGCCTTCTCGACGTCACCCGCGGCAGCAGCCTCACGGGCCTTGCGGATCGCGGTCTTCAGCGAAGACTTGACGGCCTTGTTGCGCAGCCGAGCCTTCTCGTTGGTCTTGATCCGCTTGATCTGGGACTTGATGTTCGCCACGAATGAGCCTTCTCAGGTTCTGGCACGCGAGAAACGAGAATCGGGAAACGGAAAT contains:
- a CDS encoding arylamine N-acetyltransferase family protein, which encodes MKPAQADAYLRRIGAAHPAWPTADVLRELQLRHLMTVPFENLSIHLGEEIVLEEEWLLDKLVGSRRGGFCYELNGAFGMLLGALGFDVTLLAARVYGEEGRLGVPFDHLALRVRTVDGGDWLVDVGFGANSHYPLAYGERGEQTDPGGTFRVIVAGADPAGVRGNDRRFGDLDVVRDGRSQYRLETRPRVLGDCLAGAWWHSTSPASHFTQSLVCSRLTEDGGRITLSGRTLTVTDPDGGKEGSDLATDEEVLKAYRERFGIELERVPVVRKGQS
- a CDS encoding ComEC/Rec2 family competence protein gives rise to the protein MHATSGNPLGAAHPRQEAPTDLRLVPPALAAWATAALALDAPPGWVTGVVIVCVVVAGGLLATSRSRASGEPRPHHRPEPEPEPEPEPEPEPEPEPEPEPEPERGGVPQGSSRRGRWRSWPKVSVAAVLLCVAAAAASGGLHGADLRRGPVPELARQYAQATAEVEVTSDPRLTRPRIKGNHAAPTAILLNAEVRQVEKLDGTVVETRTPVLLIVDAGARVARERQGSPWLSLLPSTRLRVTARVVPPLGGGDRIAAVLRVRGSGPPRVVGQPSDTQRFAGELRGGLRAATDGLESDARALLPGLVVGDTSRITPELDEAFKATDLTHILAVSGANFTILLALLIGPPGRAQQAERRGLAPRLGIPLRATALAGGALTLGFVIVCRPDPSVLRAAACGSIALLAIATGRRRSLIPALATAVLLLALYDPWLARSYGFLLSVLATGALLTLAPRWSSALRRRGVPPRLAEALAAAGAAQAVCAPVVAVLSARVSLVAVPCNLLVEFAVAPATVLGFATLATAPWAMPVAKALAWCASWPAGWIADIARAGAALPGGGVDWPGSWTGALLLALVIAVVVLVGRRLLRHPWLSAACGVLLLLVMVQPPPLTRVITGWPPPGWRFAMCDVGQGDAMVLAAGDGTGVVVDAGPDPMLADRCLRALGITRIPLVVLTHFHADHVAGLPGVLRGRSVGAIETTGFEEPLDQAESVHRQAAARRIPVTRAVAGERRRTGALDWQVLWPPPERAPRPEGPNDASVTLLVRSAGLTLLMLGDLEPPAQQALLRSPAGAGLGNVDVLKVAHHGSAYQDPDLIRRVSPRLALISCGADNPYGHPAPSTVAALRAGGAGVLRTDEDGAVAVAGGGERLLVAGD
- a CDS encoding DegV family protein, producing MSRHVAIVTDSTAYLPPRTMERHGITAVPLTVVLGDQALEEGTEISARSLAQALQKRRSVTTSRPSPEVFAETYRRVAESGATGIVSLHLSAEFSGTYDAAVLAAREASVPVRVVDTGMVAMALGFCALAAAESAEAGGTVDEAVTAAEKRAAGTYAYFYVDTLDYLRRGGRIGAAQALLGSALAVKPLLQLDGGRIELLEKVRTAGKAIARLEEIVAERAGSAQVDIAVHHLAAPERAAALAERLRVRVPGLADLHVSEVGAVIGAHTGPGLLGAVVSPR
- the rpsT gene encoding 30S ribosomal protein S20, which produces MANIKSQIKRIKTNEKARLRNKAVKSSLKTAIRKAREAAAAGDVEKATEAAREASRKLDKAVSKGVIHKNQAANKKSALASKVSTLKG
- a CDS encoding ComEA family DNA-binding protein yields the protein MALRSPSRTATATSGPGRGPVSDSRMRHRRHRHRGHRGRSRRREASAEALRLRAETLFAERTRVRGELRHGPPVVSGREEWSRGGGGVVAGVETDARAGGRGRAGAEFEAGSEGETGSGVAAGSGAGAGAVWRERTGLAVRERMPLWLQSRCGLERRSVVALTVVLVVAAVFAAQHFWSGRTQPVRAPEVVRAAGSYGGEGEGGQEAAAGSSAAARDPVGVAGTAGAASVGAGAGAVIVVDVSGKVREPGIQRLPAGSRVADALRAAGGVRPGTDTEGLNRARLLVDGEQVFVGAPPAVAGPGVAGGPGAVGSGGAGAGAAAAPVGLNTATLEQLDTLPGVGPVLAQHIIDYRTQHGGFRSVDELREVNGIGDRRFADLQNLVRP
- the holA gene encoding DNA polymerase III subunit delta; amino-acid sequence: MARNSAQDNPLTPVTIAVGQEDLLLDRAVREVVVAARAADADTDVRDLTSDQLQPGTLAELTSPSLFAERKVVVVRNAQDLSADTIKDVKAYLGAPAEEITLVLLHAGAAKGKGLLDAARKAGAREVACPKMTKPADRLAFVRSEFRALGRSATPEACQALVDSIGSDLRELASAVTQLVSDIEGTIDEAVVGRYYTGRAEASSFTVADRAVEGRAAEALEALRWSLSTGVAPVMITSALAQGVRAIGKLSSARGGRPADLARELGMPPWKIDRVRQQMRGWTPDGVSVALRAVAEADAGVKGGGDDPEYALEKAVVAIARAARARRG
- a CDS encoding YceI family protein; the encoded protein is MVGSWLGNRSNRTQRADRVAAVPMPDGAGVLSCRVLDPVNQPVPHAEFVVTDTSGRKVVGGGLDPFGSFTVTMPAGEYRLAVSAEGYAPFRANATVEENALASLGEVMLHVARPPALPRPGDWEIEPTHSTIGFTARHIGLAKVRGRFNTFAGVIRLAERAEHSAMHVVIDASSIDTNVKMRDDHLRSADFLDVDRFPTLEFYSDRFAHRGGNRWAVTGALSLHGVTRTVTLDTEYLGVGNGMEGEVRAACRASTELRRDDFTVSWQTMLARGIAVVGPSITVDLDVQIVPKG